From one Nocardioides scoriae genomic stretch:
- a CDS encoding class I SAM-dependent methyltransferase, with the protein MTTATTPHAASVPAAFDEVAPTYDLMVALNPGYHSQLRASADVLVSQLPRPAGRPVRVADLGCGSGASTRALERALVAAGLDYEIIGVDGSAGMLEQARRKSWQGQVHFAQDDAEQLDPSTWDRAHLAGDGVLDGVFAAYLVRNVDRRDELLAGIVRLLVPGGAVVIHEYSVKESRVGRRVWDAVSWGVVVPLGLLTAPRSPIYRYLWRSVVDMDGTRELRSRMVAAGLVDVRSRSFGGWQRGVLHTFLGRTPR; encoded by the coding sequence ATGACCACCGCCACCACCCCGCACGCCGCGAGCGTGCCCGCCGCCTTCGACGAGGTCGCGCCGACGTACGACCTGATGGTGGCTCTCAACCCCGGCTACCACTCCCAGCTGCGCGCCTCGGCCGACGTGCTGGTCTCCCAGCTGCCCCGCCCCGCCGGCCGTCCCGTGCGGGTGGCCGACCTGGGCTGCGGCTCCGGCGCCTCGACCCGGGCCCTGGAGCGGGCGCTCGTCGCCGCCGGGCTGGACTACGAGATCATCGGCGTGGACGGCTCGGCCGGCATGCTGGAGCAGGCCCGCCGCAAGTCCTGGCAGGGCCAGGTGCACTTCGCGCAGGACGACGCCGAGCAGCTCGACCCCAGCACCTGGGACCGCGCCCACCTGGCCGGCGACGGCGTGCTGGACGGCGTGTTCGCGGCGTACCTCGTGCGCAACGTGGACCGGCGCGACGAGCTGCTGGCCGGCATCGTGCGGCTGCTGGTGCCCGGCGGGGCCGTGGTCATCCACGAGTACAGCGTCAAGGAGAGCCGCGTCGGTCGCCGGGTGTGGGACGCCGTGTCGTGGGGCGTCGTGGTGCCGCTGGGCCTGCTGACCGCCCCCCGCAGCCCGATCTACCGCTACCTGTGGCGCAGCGTCGTGGACATGGACGGCACCCGCGAGCTGCGCAGCCGGATGGTGGCCGCCGGCCTGGTCGACGTGCGCAGCCGCAGCTTCGGCGGCTGGCAGCGCGGCGTGCTCCACACCTTCCTGGGCCGTACGCCGCGATGA
- a CDS encoding lycopene cyclase domain-containing protein, whose product MPEYTVFAVASVVVVVALELLWLRTGIFRQLQYWLAMAIVLGFQVPVDGWLTKLRDPIVLYAESEMTGVRVPWDIPVEDFAFGFSMVTLTMLLWLRAGPTRTPRTPAPDASAERTR is encoded by the coding sequence ATGCCGGAGTACACCGTGTTCGCCGTCGCGTCCGTGGTGGTCGTGGTCGCCCTCGAGCTGCTGTGGCTGCGCACCGGGATCTTCCGCCAGCTGCAGTACTGGCTGGCGATGGCGATCGTGCTCGGCTTCCAGGTCCCCGTCGACGGCTGGCTGACCAAGCTGCGCGACCCGATCGTGCTCTACGCCGAGTCGGAGATGACCGGAGTCCGGGTCCCGTGGGACATCCCCGTCGAGGACTTCGCCTTCGGCTTCTCGATGGTGACGCTGACGATGCTGCTCTGGCTGCGCGCCGGACCCACCCGCACCCCCCGCACGCCCGCCCCCGACGCGTCCGCCGAGAGGACCCGATGA
- a CDS encoding lycopene cyclase domain-containing protein: MDQYQYLLLMAGCLLLTLPLELVLGARVWRAPRRLLLALLPVVVVYSVWDVVAIARGTWDYSERWTTGILLPFAMPLEELVFFVVIPICGLLTYEAVGNVLAHLRARTSDRATRQQDA; this comes from the coding sequence GTGGACCAGTACCAGTACCTCCTGCTGATGGCCGGGTGCCTTCTGCTCACGCTGCCCCTCGAGCTCGTCCTCGGGGCACGGGTGTGGCGGGCACCCCGCCGTCTGCTGCTCGCGCTGCTGCCGGTGGTCGTCGTCTACAGCGTCTGGGACGTCGTGGCGATCGCCCGCGGCACCTGGGACTACAGCGAGCGCTGGACGACCGGGATCCTGCTGCCGTTCGCGATGCCGCTGGAGGAGCTCGTCTTCTTCGTGGTCATCCCGATCTGCGGCCTGCTGACCTACGAGGCCGTCGGCAACGTCCTGGCCCACCTGCGCGCGCGCACCAGCGACCGCGCCACCCGGCAGCAGGACGCCTGA
- a CDS encoding SRPBCC family protein produces MELKHEFTVPATLDETWAAFNDIASVGECFPGAQVTSVEGDTFQGTVKVKLGPIALVYSGTGTFKEKDEQAHRMVIEAKGKDKRGNGTAGADVVAQLTDEGSGNTKVTVETDLAITGKPAQFGRGVIQDVSDKLLGQFTACLEQKVGAPEAPVDEPEAAAGAAAASEPAPATPAGASGAAGTTTPLRSAPTGASAGASRPSSAGNDDALDLGATVLPVLIKGYWKQGLGALLVVVVLLRLLGRRS; encoded by the coding sequence ATGGAGCTCAAGCACGAGTTCACGGTCCCGGCGACCCTGGACGAGACCTGGGCCGCCTTCAACGACATCGCCTCGGTCGGGGAGTGCTTCCCCGGCGCGCAGGTGACCTCGGTGGAGGGCGACACCTTCCAGGGCACCGTCAAGGTCAAGCTCGGACCGATCGCCCTCGTCTACTCCGGCACCGGCACCTTCAAGGAGAAGGACGAGCAGGCCCACCGGATGGTGATCGAGGCCAAGGGCAAGGACAAGCGCGGCAACGGCACCGCCGGCGCCGACGTGGTCGCCCAGCTCACCGACGAGGGGAGCGGCAACACCAAGGTGACGGTGGAGACCGACCTGGCCATCACCGGCAAGCCGGCGCAGTTCGGCCGCGGCGTCATCCAGGACGTGAGCGACAAGCTGCTCGGCCAGTTCACCGCCTGCCTCGAGCAGAAGGTGGGCGCCCCCGAGGCGCCTGTCGACGAGCCCGAGGCGGCCGCCGGCGCGGCTGCCGCGTCCGAGCCGGCACCGGCGACACCCGCCGGGGCCTCGGGGGCGGCCGGCACCACGACGCCGCTGCGGTCGGCACCGACCGGCGCCTCGGCGGGTGCCTCGCGGCCCTCGTCGGCCGGCAACGACGACGCGCTCGACCTGGGCGCGACGGTGCTGCCGGTGCTGATCAAGGGCTACTGGAAGCAGGGCCTCGGCGCGCTGCTCGTGGTGGTCGTGCTGCTCCGACTGCTGGGCCGGCGCTCCTAG
- a CDS encoding FAD-dependent oxidoreductase, protein MSGSRDGWRPGRDRQAVWHPPQPGRSDDGGAHHVAVVGGGIAGLTAATALAERGVRVTLLERETRLGGRVSSWPVGVDGETTTMSRGFHAFFRQYYNLRSLLRRTDPALERLRAVEDYPLSLKGGPTDSFTGIARTPPLNIISFVLRSPTFRLRDLASVDVGAAMGLLDVDFPRTFTDHDGVSAADFLDRLRFPDQARHLALEVFARSFFADAREFSAGELVAMFHSYFLGSAEGLLFDVPVDDYETSLWGPLARRLAEQGVDVRTGTTAESVESGEDDRLTVLTDEGPTVVDGVVLATDRGPLQRLVASSPSLGDHPWRRSVAAGRSAPPFAVWRLWLDREVAPGAAPFRATSGFGPLDNVSVLEGLEHGAAAWSARHRGSVVELHAYAVDAASDQAALRRTLWRELLVLHPELAGAQVVHDEWLWRDDCPLVGTEPWAGRPGVVTPDPRVVLAGDGVRCELPVALMERAATTGFQAADQLLARWDLAGHGVWTVPMRHRHRVVPLLRRLVG, encoded by the coding sequence ATGAGCGGCTCCCGCGACGGCTGGAGGCCCGGGCGCGACCGGCAGGCGGTGTGGCACCCGCCGCAGCCCGGTCGGTCCGACGACGGGGGCGCCCACCACGTCGCGGTGGTCGGCGGCGGCATCGCGGGCCTGACCGCGGCGACGGCGCTGGCCGAGCGCGGCGTGCGGGTGACCCTGCTGGAGCGCGAGACGCGCCTGGGAGGCCGGGTGTCGTCGTGGCCGGTGGGGGTCGACGGCGAGACGACCACGATGAGCCGCGGGTTCCACGCCTTCTTCCGGCAGTACTACAACCTGCGCTCGCTGCTGCGCCGCACCGACCCGGCGCTGGAGCGGCTCCGGGCGGTCGAGGACTACCCGCTCAGCCTCAAGGGCGGCCCGACCGACTCCTTCACCGGCATCGCCCGCACGCCGCCGCTCAACATCATCTCGTTCGTGCTGCGCTCGCCGACCTTCCGGCTGCGCGACCTCGCCTCCGTCGACGTGGGCGCGGCGATGGGGCTGCTCGACGTCGACTTCCCGCGGACCTTCACCGACCACGACGGCGTCAGCGCGGCCGACTTCCTCGACCGGCTGCGCTTCCCCGACCAGGCGCGCCACCTGGCGCTGGAGGTCTTCGCGCGCAGCTTCTTCGCCGACGCCCGGGAGTTCTCGGCCGGCGAGCTGGTCGCGATGTTCCACTCCTACTTCCTGGGCTCGGCCGAGGGCCTGCTGTTCGACGTGCCGGTCGACGACTACGAGACCTCGCTGTGGGGCCCGCTCGCGCGGCGGCTCGCCGAGCAGGGGGTCGACGTGCGCACCGGGACCACCGCGGAGTCGGTCGAGTCCGGCGAGGACGACCGGCTGACGGTGCTGACCGACGAGGGCCCGACCGTGGTGGACGGCGTGGTGCTCGCCACCGACCGCGGTCCGCTGCAGCGGCTGGTGGCCTCCTCGCCGTCGCTGGGCGACCACCCGTGGCGGCGCTCGGTGGCCGCCGGCCGCTCCGCCCCGCCGTTCGCGGTGTGGCGGCTGTGGCTGGACCGCGAGGTCGCCCCCGGCGCCGCCCCGTTCCGCGCCACCAGCGGCTTCGGCCCGCTCGACAACGTCTCGGTCCTCGAGGGCCTCGAGCACGGTGCCGCCGCGTGGTCGGCCCGCCACCGGGGCTCGGTCGTGGAGCTGCACGCGTACGCCGTCGACGCGGCCTCCGACCAGGCCGCCCTGCGCCGCACGCTGTGGCGCGAGCTGCTGGTCCTCCACCCCGAGCTCGCGGGGGCGCAGGTCGTGCACGACGAGTGGCTGTGGCGCGACGACTGCCCGCTCGTCGGGACCGAGCCGTGGGCCGGTCGCCCCGGCGTGGTCACCCCCGACCCGCGGGTGGTGCTCGCCGGCGACGGCGTCCGCTGCGAGCTGCCCGTCGCCCTCATGGAGCGCGCCGCGACGACCGGCTTCCAGGCCGCCGACCAGCTGCTCGCCCGGTGGGACCTCGCCGGCCACGGCGTCTGGACGGTCCCGATGCGCCACCGGCACCGGGTGGTCCCGCTGCTCCGGCGGCTCGTGGGCTGA
- a CDS encoding DUF5914 domain-containing protein: MTLTEPILEQGYRRAADLTRRHGTTYFWGAALLPAAQRRHVHAVYALCRLADDIVDDSSARRATVAQTRAELSTFRSDFEQALATGRSVDPVLAAVARTVEECAIDPACFDRFFDAMAQDLDTVSYRSWEDLLGYMDGSAAVIGEMMLPVLRPASHEAFAPARALGLAFQLTNFLRDVAEDLDRGRVYLPQEDLERFGADPAARTVTDDWRALMRFEIERNRELYREADAGLAHLQGAAERCVRTARVLYSGILDKIEQADYDVFSSRARIPTWRKAGTAARTVVARRPAEPGTDRTPVTLSDRIPLQLRRMPPRDQLEPSWRAASPRRIRTALDAALAQDPGGWYVVGASSDLGERSIVRTVGGQEVTLWRSSTGVVAGPGSCPHLGALLDDCEVLHDQLHCRWHGLALPAGGAHGWTPYAAHDDGVLLWVRLATQGEQSTPLPRITRRPDPQASVAAVIEVPGTCEPRDIIANRLDPWHGSWFHPYSFSHLTVVEDLSDEHVLTVDVTFRVSRTWGVPVRAEFACPDARTIVMTITEGEGAGSVVETHATPLGPDAAGRPRTLMTEATIATSDRTGFAVARHAAPLLRPAMRKVARRLWVDDLTYAERSWLLRSRGEHYGV; the protein is encoded by the coding sequence GTGACGCTGACCGAGCCGATCCTGGAGCAGGGCTACCGCCGCGCCGCCGACCTGACGCGGCGCCACGGCACGACGTACTTCTGGGGTGCCGCGCTGCTGCCCGCCGCGCAGCGCCGCCACGTGCACGCGGTCTACGCGCTGTGCCGGCTGGCCGACGACATCGTCGACGACAGCTCCGCGCGCCGGGCCACCGTGGCCCAGACCCGGGCCGAGCTCTCGACCTTCCGCAGCGACTTCGAGCAGGCGCTCGCGACCGGGCGCAGCGTCGACCCGGTGCTCGCGGCCGTGGCCCGCACCGTCGAGGAGTGCGCGATCGACCCGGCGTGCTTCGACCGGTTCTTCGACGCGATGGCCCAGGACCTCGACACGGTGTCCTACCGCAGCTGGGAGGACCTGCTCGGCTACATGGACGGCTCGGCCGCCGTCATCGGCGAGATGATGCTGCCGGTGCTGCGACCCGCGAGCCACGAGGCGTTCGCGCCCGCCCGCGCCCTCGGCCTGGCCTTCCAGCTCACCAACTTCCTGCGCGACGTCGCCGAGGACCTCGACCGCGGTCGGGTCTACCTGCCCCAGGAGGACCTCGAGCGCTTCGGTGCCGACCCCGCGGCGCGCACGGTCACCGACGACTGGCGCGCGCTGATGCGCTTCGAGATCGAGCGCAACCGCGAGCTCTACCGCGAGGCCGACGCCGGCCTGGCCCACCTGCAGGGCGCCGCCGAGCGCTGCGTGCGGACCGCGCGGGTGCTCTACTCCGGCATCCTCGACAAGATCGAGCAGGCCGACTACGACGTGTTCTCCAGCCGCGCCCGCATCCCCACCTGGCGCAAGGCCGGCACGGCCGCCCGCACGGTCGTCGCGCGCCGCCCGGCCGAACCCGGCACCGACCGCACCCCGGTGACGCTGTCGGACCGGATCCCGCTGCAGCTGCGCCGGATGCCGCCCCGCGACCAGCTCGAGCCGAGCTGGCGCGCCGCCTCGCCGAGGCGGATCCGCACGGCCCTCGACGCCGCCCTGGCCCAGGACCCCGGCGGCTGGTACGTCGTGGGCGCCAGCAGCGACCTTGGCGAGCGCTCCATCGTGCGCACCGTCGGCGGCCAGGAGGTCACCCTGTGGCGCTCCAGCACCGGCGTGGTCGCCGGTCCCGGCAGCTGCCCCCACCTCGGCGCGCTGCTCGACGACTGCGAGGTCCTCCACGACCAGCTGCACTGCCGGTGGCACGGCCTGGCGCTGCCCGCCGGGGGCGCCCACGGCTGGACGCCGTACGCCGCCCACGACGACGGCGTCCTGCTCTGGGTCCGGCTGGCCACCCAGGGCGAGCAGTCCACCCCGCTCCCCCGGATCACCCGCCGCCCCGACCCGCAGGCCTCCGTCGCGGCGGTGATCGAGGTGCCCGGCACCTGCGAGCCGCGCGACATCATCGCCAACCGGCTCGACCCGTGGCACGGCTCGTGGTTCCACCCCTACTCCTTCAGCCACCTCACCGTGGTCGAGGACCTCAGCGACGAGCACGTGCTGACCGTCGACGTCACCTTCCGCGTCAGCCGCACCTGGGGCGTCCCGGTGCGCGCGGAGTTCGCCTGCCCCGACGCCCGCACCATCGTCATGACCATCACCGAGGGCGAGGGCGCCGGCAGCGTGGTCGAGACCCACGCCACGCCGCTCGGCCCCGACGCCGCCGGCCGCCCCCGCACGCTGATGACCGAGGCCACCATCGCCACCTCCGACCGCACCGGCTTCGCCGTGGCTCGCCACGCCGCACCGCTGCTCCGCCCGGCCATGCGCAAGGTCGCCCGCCGCCTGTGGGTCGACGACCTCACCTACGCCGAGCGCTCCTGGCTGCTGCGCTCCCGCGGCGAGCACTACGGCGTCTGA